The Solanum lycopersicum chromosome 8, SLM_r2.1 DNA segment AACATTTTAAGGAAGAGCTCATTTCTCATTAAGAGTAAAATGAGAAGTTTAAAGTTGAACCAGTGTTATAAAGGCGAAAAGCGCAAAAAAGCTCTAAAGTATGTGGGGGCTTTAAGCGCAAAGCGCAAATAAATCGTGGGCTTTAACAAAAAAAGGcgcaaagggagaaaagaataaaatatatatgtttagtccaagtctaataattataaacatgaatgaaaaatatatgaccaaaaaattgaaaaaattatgataaattgaaatatcaattatttaacCTCAAATTCTTCATAAGAGGCTCGCTGGCAAGGAAATGTTTGCCTTAAAACCTTGATGACAACACTAAAGCGCACATAAAGCGAGGCGAAGCGCTCAACACATTTTGAGCCTCGCTTTAGGGCCTAAGCTCGCTTAAAGCgcgcctttgataacactgaGTTGAATTACTTTCAAATATAGAAATGTGCTATTCTTTTTGGAATTGATTAATAAGGGAATCctgtcacataaattggaacAAAGTATGTTTCGAATACAAGATGATGATAAAGGTAATTAGAAGCGCCATTGAACCTCAAGTAGATCCAAAGCAACTATTTCAAATAATAGTATGCATAATATAGACAAGATTTTCCTCTTAGATCTCTGTATGTAGCTTAATAGATTTGCTGATATTTTGTTTCACAAATTCCTTTCTTCCCATAGTCACTATACTTGCAACCGAACTCTCACCCATGAACTTCATTTTGTCCCCTTTCCTATTTCTCTCCTTACTAAAGCACCTCACAAAATCTAAAACTGGTTCAGCCAGATTCTAATTGAGCATTTTGTTCCTGATTAAAGACATACACTTGGCAGAATACACTGACAACCCCTTAAACTTGCCAATAAAATTCATTTCGACATTCAAACTATGGCATGTTCCTATTGAGCACCTgcacataattaaatatttatatttgacaCTTTTGGCTCAAAGTTTGGAAAATCTTTTGCGCGTGTTCTCGAGTGCTCATTCCACAGATAAGTTAATCGCATAAATATGTCTTATCCTTTAATATAGACATCAACTTTAGTTGGAACATGCATGAGATTTTATGGCCTATTGATCTAATGTGAATAATCAAAGGAGGTGAGATACAACTAGTTAACTTATCTATGTAATGGGTGCTTGCGAACACACACATAAGCTTTTCTAAAATTGAGCCTAAATTGTCTAAAGGAACACTTTATCATGTGTTTGGATACTCAATCGGAATAGGTCGTAGTTTGAGTgtccaaatgaaatttattggCAAGTTAAGGATTTTTGAAGTATTCCTTCTGCCTGTACACTTCCCTTTTTGATAAGAATGCATATAtaaacacatacatatatacatgctCACATAACGAGAAGTATGTGTACATGTAATAGTGATGGTCTCTCTTTACCAAGTCAATCTACCCCCAGCATAATGTTTcatccattttttttcattctccaTTGATCTTAAACCACAGACCATGCTCTCCATTTCTCTGTTAATTGTATGAGCTATTTTGATTCTCCTTAAAATTGAAGAGATTGTCTAGTAGTTACAACCAAAAATGGAAGTAACATATGAAACACTATGTTTTGAAACCATGGTAAGGAAATCCTATTGTCTTGGTTTTTCTATTCCTTTAGCCAAGTCCCCCCAAATTAAActtaatcaaatcaaatagaCTATGCCCTCAAACTGAATCATTAGATGGTGAATAATCAGagagaataatgaaaataaatgaagaataatgGGGAATAAATGAACTACAAATTTTGGGTAGAAGCTGGCAATAGTTATAGCAATCAAACTAAATCTAATCAATTTAAACTAAtcaaatttatatgaaattagGAATCAGGTGATAATCTTAACACTCTCCTTGAAGTATTTTTGTCATAGGCTCCAAACATGTTGCAAATGTATTCAATTCGAGGAATTTTGTTTCTGTAAGAAAATCCACTTGTTGATCATTTAATTTAACGAAGCGAGAAGCAATTCATCCGGATAAAATTTTCTGTTCTTAAACACAATCCACCTCTATGTCATGTTCTTTCATGGACTTGAGGCAATATGATTTTGACATATTGGTATTATCTATTCAACTTTACTTCATGTCTACTCTTGGAGAAGTTATTTCTTTACTAAATTAGTGACAACATCTTGGTTTTCACTCTTAAAAGAAATTAGATTTTCTCTAATCATGACAAAGTATTTAGAAGTAGCTTATCTATCTAATCCAGAACTTGCCCAATACAACTATTCTTCAAATCCCAAGCTATTTGGGatctgttatatatatatatatatattcttgggAGCAAATCCCAACACATATCCTATTATAGGATAAATAGTAAGAGCGTAATATATGCACTGCAAATTTAGTCAGTATATGAAAAGAGAAGTTAAGGTGAGATTAGACGGGATTGTGGTTGTCTAAAAGCAAACAATTCAAATATCTTGGTTCATTCCACGAGAATGGAATGATAGATGAAGATGTTAAACAAAATCAAATCAGATGGTTGAAATGCAAATTTGCTACCGGGGTGTTATATGATGGAAACATGCCTACCAAAATGAAGGATAAGTTCTATAGAACATTTATAAGACCAACAATGTATATGGGGGTGAATGTAGGGCCATTTAAGTCCAACATATCTGTAAGATGAGTGTTTAGGAGATGCATACGCTCATACAAGATTAGACAAGATTAAAGTATACCACCTTTGCCAAAAAGTGAAAGTAGCACGCgctaaagataaaataaaaggttGCTTGAGATAGTTTGGTGAGGTCCTGCGTCAATTTCTAGATGCACCGGCTCGTAGATGTAATACCATGGTAAGTGAATTTGTCAACTAAGATCACGTGGAAGGAAGTTATGTAAACAACCTATAATTTTCTTTGGAAGTCTCGTGCAGACTTAGCGAAACTTAGGGCACAACagataaaataaacatttatacAGGTGATCAATTTGTTGGAAATATGCTTTGGTCGTGTTAGTACATTTATTTAGGTTTCGTGCTTTCTAGCATTCTTTTAGCCCTATCTGAGATTTTATGCCTACAGAAATATAGAAAACTTCTGGTACTCtttctatattttaatttagccCTATCTgagattttttgtttttttctagtCTTTGTGTTCTCTGGTATCTTCTCAAATCTTTGTTCTGGTTAGTGGTTAGTGGTGTCCTATAAAACTGATATGTGCTGATTACTCTGTCCATCCATTACTTTGAACTGATAAAAGTAATGTAAGAAATAGACTCGCATCCCGCACCTCGGTAGTCTGTGCCAGTAGCATGAGAGTGGTTTGGAATGTTAACTGTAATGATTGTATAGTTATCTAACACTTTTTctgtaaatttaatttaatgaaatgaatCTCTCTATATTGCAGGAAGTTGCTGTGAAGAAATTCATGAATCAGGATATAACAAGTGATGCCCTTGAACAGTTTAAATGTGAAGTAAGTTGTAACTAGACAATGATAATGATATCTTTGTACTATGAGTTCTCCTGAACTTTTAAGAACTCTTTGTGCGTATTGCATTTTGCAGATTGAAATTATGTTGAGGCTGAGACATCCTAATGTTGTTCTATTCATGGGAGCTGTAACTCGTCCCCCAAATCTCTCTATATTGACTGAGTTCCTTCCCAGGTTTAGAACTCTTTGCTACATGCACATCTACTGACATACTACACTTGGAAGTTTGCCCATTTCTTAAATGTTTAGTCTTGGCTTTCTAATTTTGGCTCATGGGATTTTCAAACCATTCGTGTGATAGGAAATTCTGCATTGTTGTCGGTTTGTAGTGGCTTATATCTTTTACGTTTGTGTTCTCTCAAATCTTTCTTTTGGGAGAGCAAATGTTTACACAGTTTAAAATGTGCAAGAAACTCCTATCTCATCTGAAATACCTCCTAGCTTTATTGCCATTGATGCTGAGATACTTGATAATATATCACATTTGTTATTGAGTAATATATCAATTTTGTGTTTCTCCGCTGCAGTGTATCTGATATCTGTAGTTTTGGTGCAGGGGAGGTTTATATAAGCTACTGCATCGTCCAAATATCCTTATTGAGGAGAAAAAGCGTATGCGGATGGCACTTGATGTGGTATTTGTTTGATGCTGaacaccccacccccacccctcaCAGGTTTTTTGTCAGTTTTAGTTTCCTGTTTTCTAATGTTTCAACTTCTTGTAGGCCAAAGGAATGAATTACTTGCACACAAGCAACCCTATCATTGTGCATCGAGATTTGAAGACTCCGAATCTTCTGGTTGATAAAAATTGGGTTGTTAAGGTGCGTCTGACTTGAATCTTGAAATAGTAGTCTATAAAACTTGTAAGAAGCAAGCTGCTGTTTATCCCCCAATAATCCATGCTTCTTCCACGCTTGAAGGTTTGTGATTTTGGGATGTCTCGCATGAAGCACCACACATTTCTCTCTTCAAAGTCAACTGCTGGAACGGTGATTGCATGCTCTCTTTTTATGACTCAGTTTATGCCATCTTTCCAGGCCTCTTTCCTATCTCCACTACCCTTTgagaacaaaaacaagaacTAACAAAGATTATGGTCTAAATAGGTTGACAAAGAGATGAGATCTGAAACCGTCAAATTTACTAATGGTATTCCATTGATTGCAGGCTGAATGGATGGCACCAGAAGTTTTAAGGAATGAACCATCCAATGAAAAGTGAGTTTACTCTTCAATAGTACTGTTCTTGAGGCTGAACTTTGTTATGGTTATTAGTTTTGTATTTTCTTAGATGAGTTTGGTTTGTCTGGTTTGCAGATCTGATGTGTACAGTTTTGGTGTAATACTCTGGGAGTTAACTACTCTCCAAGTGCCATGGACAGGGATGAACTCAATGCAAGTTGTTGGAGCTGTTGGTTTTCAGGGTAGACGCCTTGATATTCCTCCAAGTGTTGATCCCATAGTTGCAGAGATTATAAGTGaatgttggaatcagtaagtaCCTATTGAACTTTGATACAATTTCATGTGCAAATGATTTTCAGTGTGTTCATGTCCAAAAGAATGTATCTTCTCTTCTTTTAAATGGCTAATGCCCTTCTTTTCTGCAGAGATCCCCAAGTGCGCCCCTCTTTTGCGCAGATTATAAGTCGTCTTAAACGTCTTCAGCGTCTTAATATCCAGGGATTTGAAACTTGTACAAATCGGCATTAAGGTTGACAGGTTAGGCATTGTTGTAATAATAACAGAAGCTTGTTGCTGGGCTCAAAGTGCCAGAGCAACTGAGAATTGATTGCAAAAGTCTTGTAGATGCAAAGGAGCACTTAAGACAACCCTGGATTGGAAGCAGTTGGTCCATTCGAAGTGGGGACTCAACGCAACCAATTCAGAAACAAGCAGATATCTCCAAGTCAATGGCTGCACGAAGTGCAGTAGTTGAAAATTAGGTCATAGTGATCGTTTTATCGAGTCTTGAGTTGtgtaaaaggaaaaaagaaaaaaagaaaataaaatccaTTTTAGTTCTAGTTAGTTTTAGGCTGATGAATGCACAGTAGCATTGAGATATGTAATGAGCTCCAAAAAGGAGCAGcagcagaagaagaaaaatctcaATTCTGTGAAGGTGGTCGAAGGAAGCAATTGTAAACAGTCGGTCTCTGCAGGTTGTACCAACAGAAGAATAAATGGAAATATTCCTACATTACCATCTCCATTCCCTTTGTTGTGCTTATATACATAGTGAAGACAGTTTTGTGTATAGTAATACCTGTACAGTAAGTACAATGCTAAACTTATTTTGGTAGACGTAGAACCACCAACTTGAGTAAGGAGCCTTGTGCTTGCTGATTCAACTCATTGCTAAAATCTCCCTACCACTTTTGCAGGTGAACTGTTCTGTTTTGGCTTAGTTGAATGCCTTTGTGAATATGTCATCTGTCTTTTCTTACATTTGTGACAACTAGCTATGACAGATCAAGgaattataaatgataaattgcAAGAATATCACACTTGGGATTTAAACCTACAGCTTGAGTTCTCTAATCTAACTTCATGTTAAGGTGATTTTGTAAAAAGGATTGTAACTTGACCTATTTGTATAGCATATTTTCAGATGAAGCAGATCCAATTGAGCCTCCTTGGACCATGTAGTTATGTCCCTAAAAACAAGTAGATGTTAATTCTAAATGCCAAGTGTTAATTACGTTGTTACTTGGAATCATGAGCTTTTTTTCTACAAGTACACACTATTAGGAAGAACTCCAAGACACCTACTTCAAAATGCAAgctttgattttagtttttatccaaggaaaattcacaaataGCAGTACGCCCTAATTTTTACCAACTATAGTGATAGTTTGGCTGATTATCAAATCAAATGTGCACTTTAAAAAGCCTTTATGATACTATGTATCAATTCATGTTGTCTCAAAGTGAGCATATACAACATTAATTGATACATTGATAGAAAGTGAAACGATATTGCTACAAGCAAAATAATAAAGTTCAAACTcttatcatgtattttaatttttgagtcaaataattttctctttctttatctCATACAATCCAAGATTCGACCGAACCATAATAAGGCCAAATGAATTTAGTCTCcaatttcaattgaaattttttCCTAGTCAATTATTCTCTTTGCCACGTTTGATTGTTTCATACACCATAAAGTTTGCACTTTGAGATTATAGAATCAAAGGTAAACTCTTTTTAATGTAACCTCAACGAATTCAAGCATTCAATAAGAGTTGTAACATAGTAGTGCAACTCAACTTGATTTTCTCCaatttaaatctattttctttgtcCTAATATTACACAGTtcatcaattgaatataattagtGAAAGATAATTGTTATTTCTTATAGTTCGATAATCATATCATTTGTTGCAATTATTGTTCAGAATTATGCTTCTAATGGTATTTGTTTTCATGGCTTCTCCACTTTTctctattattttcttttttcgtactactttgaaatatttcttctTGAGCCAAGAGTCTATCAAAGACAATCTATCtatctcaaaaatataaataaaatctcCATACACTTTAACCATTACCTCGTTGTCTCCTTCTATTAACAAGAATCAATTAAATGCTTAACATCTTTCCGAAGGACATAATCTAGATAGGTATAACTTATAagcaaacatattttatttatgtggcatgatatttttaataatatagagTGTACACACACTATTAAGAGATTATAATAAAAGAGATGAAgtgtatttttcaaataataatttagatatgaaatttgGACGTTatttaaaactcaaaataaaaattaaaagtgacACTTCACTTTTGTATAAAATAGTGAGAAAAGAAATACTAAACTCCAAGTACACTCTTAACACTTGATATTTTTTGCATTTACCATCACCATAGATATTTTTGATAATGAAGTAACAAAAATGTACAAACTTCCCTGTAATTCTATTAGCAAGTAACTAAAGGAAAACAGGGCAAATGCAAATGGCCATATCAGTGGCAACTCTATTTTCACCAAATCATCATCAACTTCTCTgttttccttcttcatcaacTCAATATCTCAAAACtcaccattttcataaccaaaggtttattccaagaatacccttttcatcttttagaaataacaacccTTTACCAGAAACTGAGTGTCCTGTTCCACTTGACCAGCAGCCTGTTAACGAATTCAAAGCCCTTTCTGattctttccctttttcatGGGCTTCTGGTGACTTGGTTGAGTACTGTTCCCGTTTATTTGCTACTGGACTTGCTTTTGCCCTCTTTGTGGGTCTTCCTGTTAACTTATTCGGGTCGGCTGGACCCATACCCGAACCCCTTAAACCGTTCTTGGGTGCTGTTTCTGGTGGCCTTATTGTTGTCACTTTGGCTGTTGTGAGGATGTATCTTGGTTGGGCTTATGTTGGTAACAGATTGCTTAGTGCCACTGTTGAATGTactcatctttctttttcttgttggattattattttatgtcaattaatcactttattttttttgtgtttgctCGCTGATAGATGAAGAAACAGGATGGTATGATGGCCAGGTACTAATTCTTATGTTGTCTTCAATTTCTGTCATTTGATTGGAAAGTTAGTACCTTTAGCTAATGGGATTGTACTCCATGAACTAACTCTCTAATGAATGCTACTTGACTTTTGGCTTCAGATAGCATTTTACTTTTGTGAAACATTCTGATTTTTATTAGGATTAGTTTTACTAAATGTCTAAATGTGTCTGGTGCTCGAGAAACTACGTGTTCAGGCAGGATTAGGGGAAGGGTTGCCATTCCAAGAGGGTGTAATGTAGGCATCCACCTTGACTCAAGCAATCCATAGCTCAAATTCATGACATGGTCATATAGAGACAAGTCGACAACTTTACTGTTGCTCCGCCGCTTACAATTAGTAGTGCTAGTCGGAATAAAATATGCTCAAATGGAGTTAAATGAATATAGAAGATTACTGGAAAAACTGCTTCATTGTCTAATCAGTTTCTATTTGCTGACATGTCGAGTAGTACCCCTCAAATTCATTATAGTATAGTTATGTTATTCTTTTAAGAAATATGCAACATTGCAGGATTAAATCGTAAATCAAAAGCATTAACGCCTCTTGATCcttataatttaattcaaatcaGATTGAAGAGGTGTTGTGAAGCAGTTAAAGGTTGTGTACCCTTCAATTCTACTTCTTAACTGTTTTACCTTTTAACCAACAAAGAAGATGTCCCCAAGACCCCAACATAGTTTAGGTCAAATCTTTTCTGGGAGTGGTAATAACTGTCTTGATTTTGATACATTCAGCTGCACTTTGCTAACTAGTTCTTGGTCTGAGTGTTGCCATTCAAACAATATTGTACACCTTGAATGTTGCACCAGAAAACCAAAACCATAGACATCTGAACTTCAACAGTTGTACAAGGCTTGCTTTTCCTTCAgaacttccagattttggataAAATTGTCTACGAAAAACATAATGCTTTTGTAGGAGAAAAGACAAATTTGGGATGCAACCCTTACAGCTGACAAGTTAGTTATTCAATTCCTTACATGGATGTTTGAGATCCTATGTATGCTGGCATAGAGAAGGTCTATTATCAGGTTAATCAGAAATAATCTAGGATGCCCCTTGTTGAGAAGTGGATTTGGATTGAAGTGGAGACATTAGATTTTGTATATCTCTAAGGGAGATGGGAGCCTCTTAGTTTCTTCAAAATAATAGGACCTTTAGATAGGGCCGCTTCTCCCCTCTGCTATTCTTCTAGTTATGAAATCCCACAGTAGGATGTTGACAAGTAAAGGTAGGAGAATATATGCAAGGCTTTCAGGTCAATGGTTACATTGGAGGATGTAAAACTGTGTGCCTTACCTCCTATTCTCAAATTATACTCTGTTCCTCGGGTATCTGTATATGTCGAAGATTTGGTATCCATTCAGAACTTTAGAATGCGGTGAACTATTTTCAGGCTTGGAAATCAACTTAAGGAAGTCAGAATTGATTCCAGTGGGACTCCTCCAGAATGCTCAGGATTTTCCCTAGCTGTTGGTTGTGGGGTGGTCTCACTACCCACAGAGTATTTGGGATGTGCAGTTAAAGGGAAGTTTAAAGATGTAGATCTCTAGAGGCTTGTAACTGTAAGATCAGTGAAAAGGTTGGAAAGGTGGaaacacataatttattaacaGATGCAAAATAACTATCCTTTCTAATTTTCCATACATTATATGCCATTGTCCTGAATTACTGCGTGTTTGATGATGTTGATGAAAGATGTCCAGTGGGAAGGAAAAGAGTGGAGAAGACTTAATTGAATGGACGGCAAAAGAAGCTTAATAGAAATGGGTGGAtttatcttccttttttttttttttaaataaatggaTTTGTAATTCGTTGATTATTGTCTTTGGTCTTTTAAACAAGCACTCTTTGGAAAATGGAACAAATGGATGTGGAAGTTGTCAGCGAGTAAAATGCATTATGTAGAACTATCACTTCTTTATGGAGGTGATATGGAAATGGGTAGTTAACAAGAAAGGTTACATGTAGATGTGAATTTTCAACTTACATTTGTTTATGATTAGTGGGAAATGGGAATTATCCTTTTTTCTTAGAACATTTCTATCCttgaaataaaaacaaaactatTTGTCTCCACCtctttttcacttccttttttcattttgtaGCTGTCGTTGCGTTCTTTAACTTCTAATTTTCCTTGGGATAACTGACTAATTATCTTCAGTTAGTGATAGTGCATAGAATTACGGATGATGTGATTTTGAAATATGAAGTCAAACAGTCGGTCATTTTAAAAGAGtgttattaaaagaaaatagcaCCGTTGACTGGAAGAGTAATTTGATAATCCAAAGGACATCACATGATCAGTAAAAAGAGAGAAATGTTGCAGAAGTCTAAGGTGGCAATCAACTAATAAAGATGAATATAATAAGCAGGAAAGTGTTAGTCTAataactttttcatattttactgTACAGCACTTACATTAGAACTACGATTGCCTAGATGGTCGCAGAGTTCAATCTAAGATTTCTAAAACATGGCACCactaaataaaggaaaaaatgtattaagtgagaacTAATCCTTTAGTCCTCTAGTTAAATAACTCAAACATTCAACCAAGTGCACCATTTAGCCTTCTTGTAGCATGAGTGCTAGCAGATAATATTATACCAAATTTCGAAAATATATACATAGAATACCTAATTTTACGGAGAGACCACGCTTCATGTGCCCCATATTTTACCTATAAATTCGCCCCTGGATGGTCAGTGATGATATTCTCTGTGAGCactcttttttcatattcagaTTATAGTGAAGCCGATATTGCAGATCTGTTGTACATATGTTGCCAAACTTCCCATGGAGTTTATTGTTTAGGGT contains these protein-coding regions:
- the LOC101260364 gene encoding uncharacterized protein ycf36 isoform X2 translates to MQMAISVATLFSPNHHQLLCFPSSSTQYLKTHHFHNQRFIPRIPFSSFRNNNPLPETECPVPLDQQPVNEFKALSDSFPFSWASGDLVEYCSRLFATGLAFALFVGLPVNLFGSAGPIPEPLKPFLGAVSGGLIVVTLAVVRMYLGWAYVDEETGWYDGQIWVKTPEVLARDRLLGSFSVKPVLSRLKNTLVVLATSLLVCVVVFVNIENGQKDSYIPSEEAGGRSVPGVYDDESARSFEPDAFCGGEPADP
- the LOC101260364 gene encoding uncharacterized protein ycf36 isoform X1, encoding MQMAISVATLFSPNHHQLLCFPSSSTQYLKTHHFHNQRFIPRIPFSSFRNNNPLPETECPVPLDQQPVNEFKALSDSFPFSWASGDLVEYCSRLFATGLAFALFVGLPVNLFGSAGPIPEPLKPFLGAVSGGLIVVTLAVVRMYLGWAYVGNRLLSATVEYEETGWYDGQIWVKTPEVLARDRLLGSFSVKPVLSRLKNTLVVLATSLLVCVVVFVNIENGQKDSYIPSEEAGGRSVPGVYDDESARSFEPDAFCGGEPADP